One part of the Anopheles coustani chromosome 2, idAnoCousDA_361_x.2, whole genome shotgun sequence genome encodes these proteins:
- the LOC131266365 gene encoding WD repeat-containing protein 26 homolog has product MLNDNSTSRNGAVAPSTASPMDASNCDLNGHNVANNSSGSSSGSSIATANNNSSSSSSNATASNNSNAAENDNGVANNGLTTNGDGGGGGAGGGGGSVTHRQPHRVVKLDKTNQDIVRLIGQHLKDIGLERSAEMLMQESGCCLEHPAATKFRIHVLSGDWTKADHDLQELQSMVDSKTDRASMSEMKFLLLEQKYLEFLEEGRPIDALHVLRNELTPLQHKTPRVHQLSSYMMCTNNQELYARAGWEGKGVKSRTRLMDRLQSYLPATVMLPPRRLRSLLAQAVEMQNERCQCHDMAWSTSIENVSLLVDHNCSSDGFPLQALQVLNDHSDEVWFCKFSPDGLRLATGSKDNSVIVWEVDPVKLLLRNKRSFEGHTYGVSYIAWSPDSKYFIACGPDDCPDLWIWDVEQEKLMTKFSHSTDDSLTCAAFNRDGTRFVTGGTRGQFYMVDLDGILHDNWEGVRVNGLAFLSDNKTVLAADTHYRIRGYSFDNPRTDYGIVQEQCPIMTFSVNSADRLALLNISSQGLHLWDLQDKCLVRRFQGVTQGNYTIYSCFGGVNESFVASGSEDNKVYIWHIRREEPLATLIGHTRTVNCVSWNPVYPSLLASASDDGTVRIWGPQQPHSQWSPNLAGGSLQQQQQHQHPQVHTNGNASGGAADSASISSTGSATSSTSSSGSSSGSTSGGSGAAGGSGGGGNVAAGGGGGAGAGGGSIEVLSTSSWNIT; this is encoded by the coding sequence ATGCTGAACGATAATAGCACCAGTCGCAACGGTGCCGTCGCACCATCGACCGCTTCTCCGATGGACGCGTCGAACTGTGATCTAAATGGTCACAATGTGGCCAACAACAGCAGCGGAAGTAGTAGTGGAAGTAGCATCGCCAccgccaacaacaacagtagtagtagtagtagtaacgCCACCGCTAGCAATAACTCGAACGCAGCGGAAAACGACAATGGTGTCGCAAACAATGGACTGACCACGAATGGcgatggaggaggaggaggagcaggaggtggtggtggtagcgtCACTCACAGACAGCCGCACCGGGTTGTGAAGCTGGACAAAACAAACCAGGACATTGTGCGGTTAATTGGCCAGCATCTGAAGGACATCGGGTTGGAGCGTAGCGCGGAGATGCTGATGCAGGAGTCGGGCTGCTGTCTGGAGCACCCGGCCGCCACCAAGTTCCGCATCCACGTGCTGTCCGGTGACTGGACGAAGGCGGACCATGACCTGCAGGAGCTGCAGTCGATGGTGGACAGCAAAACCGACCGTGCCAGCATGAGTGAAATGAAGTTTCTGCTGCTCGAGCAGAAGTACCTCGAGTTTCTGGAGGAAGGCCGTCCGATCGATGCACTGCACGTGCTGCGCAACGAGCTGACCCCACTGCAGCACAAGACACCGCGTGTCCACCAGCTGTCCTCGTACATGATGTGCACCAACAACCAGGAGCTGTACGCAAGGGCCGGCTGGGAGGGCAAGGGCGTCAAATCGCGAACTAGACTGATGGACCGGCTGCAGTCGTACCTGCCGGCGACGGTCATGCTGCCACCGCGGCGCCTTCGCTCGCTGCTGGCCCAAGCGGTCGAGATGCAGAACGAACGCTGCCAGTGCCACGATATGGCGTGGAGCACCAGCATCGAGAACGTGTCGCTCCTGGTCGACCACAACTGCAGCTCGGACGGGTTCCCGCTGCAGGCGCTGCAGGTACTAAATGACCACTCAGACGAGGTGTGGTTCTGCAAGTTCTCACCCGACGGGCTCCGGCTGGCGACCGGCTCGAAGGACAACAGCGTGATCGTGTGGGAGGTGGACCCGGTGAAGCTGCTCCTGCGCAACAAGCGTTCCTTCGAGGGCCACACGTACGGCGTATCGTACATCGCCTGGAGCCCGGACTCGAAGTACTTCATCGCGTGCGGCCCGGACGACTGCCCGGACCTGTGGATCTGGGACGTCGAGCAGGAGAAGTTGATGACCAAGTTCTCGCACTCCACCGACGACAGCCTGACGTGTGCGGCGTTTAACCGTGACGGTACGCGCTTCGTGACCGGCGGTACCCGCGGCCAGTTCTATATGGTCGACCTCGATGGTATCCTGCACGACAACTGGGAGGGTGTCCGCGTGAACGGGCTTGCCTTCCTGTCCGACAACAAGACGGTATTGGCGGCCGACACGCACTACCGAATACGGGGCTACAGCTTCGACAATCCGCGCACCGACTACGGCATCGTGCAGGAGCAGTGCCCCATCATGACGTTCTCGGTCAACTCGGCCGATCGACTCGCCCTGCTCAATATATCCTCCCAGGGGCTGCACCTGTGGGACCTGCAGGACAAGTGTCTCGTCCGGCGCTTCCAGGGCGTCACGCAAGGGAACTACACCATATACTCGTGCTTTGGCGGCGTAAACGAAAGCTTCGTCGCCAGCGGCAGCGAGGACAATAAGGTGTACATCTGGCACATCCGGCGCGAGGAACCGCTGGCCACGCTCATCGGTCACACGCGCACCGTCAACTGCGTCAGCTGGAACCCGGTCTACCCGTCGCTGCTGGCGTCCGCCTCGGATGATGGTACCGTGCGCATCTGGGGCCCCCAGCAGCCACACTCTCAGTGGAGTCCGAACCTTGCCGGGGGAAgcctgcagcaacagcagcagcaccaacatCCCCAAGTGCATACCAACGGGAATGCCTCGGGCGGTGCCGCCGATAGTGCCTCGATCAGCTCGACCGGTTCCGCTACCTCGTCCACATCGTCGTCCGGCTCGTCGTCCGGCTCCACATCGGGAGGCAGTGGCGCTGCGGGTGGTTCCGGAGGAGGTGGTAACGTTGccgccggcggtggtggtggagcagGTGCAGGAGGCGGCAGTATCGAAGTACTATCAACCTCTTCATGGAATATCACATAA